The Altererythrobacter sp. Root672 genome includes a window with the following:
- the dnaJ gene encoding molecular chaperone DnaJ translates to MEVDYYEVLGVSRDADDRTIKSAYRRLAMEFHPDRNGGCKDNEAKFKSISVAYDCLKDPQKRAAYDKYGHAAFQQGMGGGGPQADFGDLGDIFETIFGSAFGGGGRTRPRRGADLRFDLEVNLEDAFHGKTTEIKMEVSVTCEPCKGSGAAPGTARRGCELCAGRGKVRAHQGLFVIERPCPNCHGSGEVIESPCRECRGEGRVDKVQALAVEVPPGVDNGTRIRLTGKGEAGPMGAPPGDLYIFVHIKPHAVFEREGTALFTRAPISFSTAALGGTIDIPGLDGEVHAIEIPAGIQSTRQLRKRGAGMPVLQGRGRGDLVVEIQVETPTKLSARQKELLREFQETETGEECPESAGFFAKLKSALKG, encoded by the coding sequence ATGGAAGTCGATTATTACGAAGTGCTTGGCGTCAGCCGTGACGCGGACGATCGCACGATCAAGTCCGCCTACCGGCGGTTGGCCATGGAATTCCACCCGGACCGTAATGGCGGGTGCAAGGACAACGAAGCCAAATTCAAGTCGATCAGCGTCGCTTACGACTGCCTCAAGGATCCGCAGAAGCGGGCGGCCTACGACAAGTATGGCCACGCCGCGTTCCAGCAGGGCATGGGCGGCGGTGGTCCGCAGGCGGACTTCGGCGATCTTGGCGATATTTTCGAGACGATCTTCGGGAGCGCCTTCGGCGGCGGCGGACGCACTCGGCCGCGTCGCGGCGCGGACCTGCGCTTTGATCTTGAGGTAAACCTCGAAGACGCATTTCACGGCAAGACGACCGAGATCAAGATGGAAGTCTCGGTCACTTGCGAGCCGTGCAAAGGCTCGGGCGCTGCCCCGGGCACCGCGCGGCGCGGCTGCGAATTATGCGCCGGACGGGGCAAGGTCCGCGCGCACCAGGGCCTGTTCGTGATCGAACGCCCGTGCCCCAACTGCCATGGCAGCGGCGAAGTCATCGAAAGCCCTTGCCGCGAATGCCGCGGCGAAGGACGGGTCGACAAGGTTCAAGCGCTTGCGGTGGAAGTCCCACCTGGCGTCGACAACGGCACCCGCATCCGCCTTACCGGCAAAGGCGAGGCCGGGCCAATGGGCGCGCCTCCGGGCGATCTCTACATCTTCGTGCACATCAAGCCGCACGCCGTGTTTGAGCGCGAAGGAACCGCACTGTTCACCCGCGCGCCCATCAGCTTCTCAACCGCGGCGCTCGGCGGCACGATCGATATTCCGGGCCTCGACGGAGAGGTCCACGCGATCGAAATCCCCGCCGGTATCCAGTCCACCCGCCAGTTGCGTAAGCGCGGCGCGGGCATGCCGGTGCTGCAAGGGCGGGGCCGGGGTGACCTGGTCGTGGAAATTCAAGTCGAGACTCCGACCAAGCTCAGCGCTCGTCAAAAGGAGCTGCTGCGCGAGTTCCAGGAGACCGAGACCGGCGAGGAATGTCCTGAAAGCGCAGGCTTCTTTGCCAAGCTGAAGAGCGCCCTGAAGGGCTGA
- a CDS encoding MBL fold metallo-hydrolase yields MNYRPIVFISAIALSLAGAAIAQQQEPDWDAIQVAAIPIKPGIAVITGNGGNIGVSYGEDGTIIVDDQFAPLTEKIQATIAGLGATPVRYLVNTHWHFDHAGGNENFGKAGALIVAQNNVRTRLAAGGLVAGNTSPPAPKAALPVVTYDRGLTFHLNGDTIDVFHTGGGHTDGDSVIYWRKANVLHTGDMMMNGAGFPFIDLSSGGNALNLVRSLDQAIAITNADTVIIPGHGPLARKDDLIAWRGMIATSIDRVKGLKEAGRSLEDAKAAKPLAGLSNNPNGFVAEDAFVESIWRSLEAQRT; encoded by the coding sequence ATGAACTACCGGCCGATTGTCTTCATTTCCGCTATCGCGCTGTCGCTGGCGGGCGCCGCCATTGCGCAGCAACAGGAGCCTGACTGGGACGCGATCCAGGTCGCGGCGATCCCGATCAAGCCCGGCATCGCCGTGATCACCGGCAACGGCGGCAATATCGGCGTGAGCTATGGTGAAGACGGCACGATCATCGTCGATGACCAGTTTGCGCCGCTGACCGAGAAGATTCAGGCCACCATCGCGGGGCTCGGCGCAACGCCGGTCCGATACCTGGTCAACACGCACTGGCATTTCGACCACGCAGGTGGGAATGAGAACTTCGGCAAGGCCGGGGCGCTGATCGTCGCGCAAAACAACGTGCGGACGCGTCTCGCCGCCGGAGGTCTGGTGGCAGGCAACACCTCGCCCCCTGCGCCGAAAGCGGCCTTGCCGGTCGTGACTTACGATCGCGGGCTGACCTTCCACCTCAATGGCGACACGATCGACGTGTTCCACACCGGCGGCGGGCATACTGACGGCGATAGCGTGATCTATTGGCGCAAGGCCAACGTGCTCCACACTGGCGACATGATGATGAATGGCGCGGGCTTTCCGTTCATCGACCTGAGCTCGGGCGGAAATGCGCTGAACTTGGTCCGCTCGCTCGATCAGGCGATCGCCATTACTAACGCCGACACGGTTATCATTCCCGGACACGGACCATTGGCCAGGAAGGACGATCTGATTGCCTGGCGGGGAATGATTGCAACCTCCATCGATCGGGTCAAAGGGCTGAAGGAAGCCGGCCGATCGCTTGAGGATGCCAAGGCCGCAAAGCCGCTGGCGGGCCTCTCCAACAACCCCAACGGGTTCGTCGCGGAAGATGCCTTTGTCGAGTCGATCTGGCGAAGCCTTGAGGCGCAGCGCACCTGA